In one window of Phyllopteryx taeniolatus isolate TA_2022b chromosome 23, UOR_Ptae_1.2, whole genome shotgun sequence DNA:
- the LOC133472565 gene encoding gastrula zinc finger protein XlCGF57.1-like: MKRFNTSKRRRKSSFTLKRKSRRKSPRFHRLVSPNSNSSSDGDHCGGSQTDGDDDDVDDEQLEGDMTCHTFNKCWKCSKCRKTFPSKSNFKQHMKIHTGEKHFACSVCGQRFSQKGTLKSHTRTHTGEKPFACSVCGQRFSRKGHLTSHTRTHTGEKPFACSVCGQRFSHKESLNRHTRTHTGDKPFACSVCGQRFSQREHLTSHTRTHTGEKPFACSVCGQRFSQKGTLKSHTRTHTGEKPFACSVCGQRFSRKGHLTSHTRTHTGEKPFACSVCGQRFSHKESLKSHTRTHTGEKPFACSVCGQRFSRKGHLTSHTRTHTGEKPFACSVCGQRFSEKGTLIIHTRTHTGEKPFACSVCGQRFTHKGHLTGHARTHTGEKPFSCSGCGQRFTHNGHLTGHTRTHTGEKPFSCSGCGQRFSRKAPFKTHKCPGETSSDQEAFNGNVNV; encoded by the coding sequence atgaagaggttcaacacatcaaagaggaggaggaagagttccttcacattaaagaggaagagcaggaggaaaTCACCCAGGTTCCATCGACTGGTGTCACCAAACAGCAACAGTTcaagtgatggagaccactgtggaggatcacaaacagacggtgatgatgatgatgttgatgatgaacAGTtggaaggtgatatgacatgtcacactttcaataaatgctggaaatgttctaaatgtaGGAAAACCTTTCCTTCTAAGAGCAATTTCAaacaacacatgaaaatacacactggagagaaacattttgcatgctcagtttgtggtcaaagattctctcagaagggaaccttaaaaagtcacacaagaacacacactggagagaagccctttgcctgctcagtttgtggtcaaagattctctcgaaaAGGACATTTGACAagccacacaagaacacacactggagagaagccctttgcctgctcagtttgtggtcaaagattctctcacaaGGAAAGCTTaaatagacacacaagaacgcacactggtgacaagccttttgcctgctcagtttgtggtcaaagattctctcaaagGGAACATTTgacaagtcacacaagaacacacactggagagaagccctttgcctgctcagtttgtggtcaaagattctctcagaagggaaccttaaaaagtcacacaagaacacacactggagagaagccctttgcctgctcagtttgtggtcaaagattctctcgaaaAGGACATTTGACAagccacacaagaacacacactggtgagaaaccttttgcctgctcagtttgtggtcaaagattctctcacaaggaaagcttaaaaagtcacacaagaacacacactggagagaagccctttgcctgctcagtttgtggtcaaagattctctcgaaaAGGACATTTGACAagccacacaagaacacacactggagagaagccctttgcctgctcagtttgtggtcaaaggttctctgaaaagggaactttaataatacacacaagaacccacactggtgagaagccttttgcctgctcagtttgtggtcaaagattcactcacaAGGGACATTTGACAGGtcacgcaagaacacacactggagagaagcctttttcctgctcaggttgtggtcaaagattcactcacaATGGTCATTTGAcaggtcacacaagaacacacaccggtgagaaacctttttcctgctcaggttgtggtcaaagattctctcgtaagGCTCCGtttaagacacacaagtgtcCTGGTGAGACAAGCAGTGATCAAGAAGCTTTTAAtggaaatgtaaatgtttaa
- the LOC133472567 gene encoding uncharacterized protein LOC133472567 isoform X14, with protein sequence MCARTAEYEEKLCGPKEEKEPQRQLLDAVFNLQPRIVLHRADVSENLHPERQKSVSPHIKEEEEDEEVQHIKEEEEEFLHIKEEEQEEIIKVRSSL encoded by the exons atgtgtgcaaggacagcagagtacgaggagaaactttgtggcccaaaagaggagaaggagccacaacgtcaactactggacgctgtgTTCAATCTGCAGCCTCGAATTGTGCTACACAGAGCAG ACGTCAGTGAAAATCTTCATCCTGAGCGGCAGAAGTCAGTGTCCcctcacatcaaagaggaagaggaggatgaagaggttcaacacatcaaagaggaggaggaagagttccttcacattaaagaggaagagcaggaggaaaTCATCAAGGTTCGAtcgtccctttga
- the LOC133472561 gene encoding gastrula zinc finger protein XlCGF57.1-like, whose protein sequence is MTCHTANKCWKCSKCRKTFASKRNFKQHMKIHTGEKPFACSVCGQRFSRKGSLKIHTRTHTGEKPFACSLCGQRFSQKDRCVFLIHTRTHTGEKPFVCSVCGQRFSHKRHLTGHTRTHTGEKPFSCSVCGQRFSVKSYLKIHTRTHTGEKPFACSVCGQRFSQKETLKIQTRTHTGEKPFSCSVCGQRFSRKDMLKIHTRTHTGEKPFACSVCGQRFSRKERLKIHTRTHTGEKPFVCSVCGQRFSHKRHLTGHTRTHTGEKPFSCSVCGQRFSVKSYLKIHTRTHASEKPFACSVCGQRFSQKETLKSHTRTHTGEKPFACSVCGQTFSQKGTLKSHTRTHTGEKPFACSVCGQRFSLKESLKIHTRTHTGEKPFACSVCGKRFSEKGHLTRHTRTHTVEKPFACPVCGQRFSLKESLKIHTRTHTGEKPFACSVCGQRFSQRGHLTDHARTHTGEKPFSCSVCGQRFSRKALVKTHKCPGETSSDQ, encoded by the coding sequence atgacatgtcacactgccaataaatgctggaaatgttctaaatgtaGGAAAACCTTTGCTTCTAAGAGGAATTTCAaacaacacatgaaaatacacactggagagaagccctttgcctgctcagtttgtgggcaaagattctcccgaaagggaagcttaaaaatacacacaagaacgcacactggtgagaaaccttttgcctgctcactttgtggtcaaagattctcccaaaaggataggtgtgtatttttaatacacacaagaacccacactggtgagaaaccttttgtatgctcagtttgtggtcaaagattctctcacaaGCGACATTTGACAggtcacacaagaacccacactggtgagaaacctttttcctgctcagtttgtggtcaaaggttctctGTCAAGAGTtacttaaaaatacatacaagaacacacactggtgagaaaccttttgcatgctcagtttgtggtcaaagattctcccaaAAGGAAACCTTAAAGATACagacaagaacccacactggtgagaaacctttttcctgctcagtttgtggtcaaagattctcccgaAAGGATatgttaaaaatacacacaagaacccacactggtgagaaaccttttgcctgctcagtttgtggtcaaagattctcccgaAAGGAAaggttaaaaatacacacaagaacacacactggtgagaaaccttttgtatgctcagtttgtggtcaaagattctctcacaaGCGACATTTGACAggtcacacaagaacccacactggtgagaaacctttttcctgctcagtttgtggtcaaaggttctctGTGAAGAgttacttaaaaatacacacaagaacacacgccagtgagaagccttttgcatgctcagtttgtggtcaaagattctcccaaaaggaaaccttaaaaagtcacacaagaacgcacactggtgagaaaccttttgcctgctcagtttgtggtcaaaccttctctcagaagggaaccttaaaaagtcacacaagaacgcacactggtgagaaaccttttgcatgctcagtttgtggtcaaagattctccctaaaggaaagtttaaaaatacacacaagaacccacactggtgagaaaccttttgcatgctcagtttgtggtaaaagattctctgaaaagggacatttgacacgtcacacaagaacacacactgtcgagaaaccttttgcctgcccagtttgtggtcaaagattctccctaaaggaaagcttaaaaatacacacaagaacccacactggtgagaaaccttttgcatgctcagtttgtggtcaaagattctctcaaagGGGACATTTGACAGAtcacgcaagaacacacactggagagaaacctttttcctgctcagtctgtggtcaaaggttctctCGTAAGGCTCTGgttaagacacacaagtgtcCTGGTGAGACAAGCAGTGATCAATAa
- the LOC133472567 gene encoding uncharacterized protein LOC133472567 isoform X12, with product MIVCKICARTTAKYEKELSGTKEEDEPQRQLVDAVRMQPRVVFHRADVSENLHPERQKSVSPHIKEEEEDEEVQHIKEEEEEFLHIKEEEQEEIIKVRSSL from the exons ATGATCGTGTGCAAAATCTGTGCAAGAACGACAGCAAAGTACGAGAAGGAACTTTCTGGAAcgaaagaggaggacgagccACAACGTCAACTTGTGGACGCTGTTCGCATGCAGCCTCGTGTTGTGTTCCACAGAGCAG ACGTCAGTGAAAATCTTCATCCTGAGCGGCAGAAGTCAGTGTCCcctcacatcaaagaggaagaggaggatgaagaggttcaacacatcaaagaggaggaggaagagttccttcacattaaagaggaagagcaggaggaaaTCATCAAGGTTCGAtcgtccctttga